Proteins encoded within one genomic window of Gloeobacter kilaueensis JS1:
- a CDS encoding DJ-1/PfpI family protein translates to MANKQILMLVGDFVEDYEVMVPFQALQMLGHVVHAVCPDKRTGQFVRTAVHDFEGDQTYSEKPGHRFALNADFAAVRPEEYDALVVPGGRAPEYLRLNGRVIEIVRHFAAADKPIAAICHGLQLLAAAGVLAGRRATAYPACGPEVTLAGGHYVEVAVSEAVVDGQLVTAPAWPAHPRWLAAFVEVLASRDVLAAV, encoded by the coding sequence ATGGCGAACAAACAGATCTTGATGCTGGTGGGGGACTTTGTGGAGGACTACGAGGTGATGGTGCCCTTCCAGGCGCTCCAGATGCTCGGCCACGTTGTCCACGCCGTCTGCCCGGATAAGCGCACCGGCCAGTTCGTGCGCACCGCCGTCCACGACTTCGAGGGCGATCAGACCTACAGCGAAAAACCGGGCCACCGCTTTGCCCTCAACGCCGACTTTGCGGCGGTGCGCCCCGAGGAGTACGACGCGCTGGTGGTGCCCGGTGGCCGCGCCCCGGAGTACCTGCGGTTGAACGGGCGGGTGATCGAAATCGTCCGCCACTTCGCTGCCGCCGATAAGCCGATCGCTGCCATCTGCCACGGGCTGCAGCTACTGGCAGCGGCGGGTGTGCTCGCAGGCAGGCGTGCCACCGCCTACCCGGCCTGCGGGCCGGAGGTGACGCTCGCCGGTGGCCACTACGTCGAGGTGGCCGTAAGCGAAGCGGTGGTGGACGGCCAGCTTGTCACCGCCCCGGCCTGGCCTGCCCACCCGCGCTGGCTTGCCGCCTTCGTCGAGGTACTGGCTTCGCGCGACGTGCTGGCCGCCGTCTAA